In a genomic window of uncultured Sphaerochaeta sp.:
- a CDS encoding AraC family transcriptional regulator, with translation MDVRITSSGRFFYKLGTGKEEHYHQDDYQVQLVIAGSACNYFDGVPYELQSGDIVFCRKGRYHAFKATSKEGVKMLEVKFTAGDPYLQEVLLDIETKFSDRENLIYSLLSRIVLEGQRKALHYKAMSSALLAECLLSMNRLCLEHSLPLYESNPIHQLRGSALGTKSEVLEMVDSYINTHLGSSFSLQQMAQECGYNQDYLYRVIKKQTGLSAIKYINLVKFEHSLSLIQNTELSLSEVGWRLGFENLQYFSRFFKMHGGISPSEYISKVRHTTRTDY, from the coding sequence ATGGATGTACGCATCACCTCATCAGGACGGTTCTTCTACAAGCTGGGGACAGGCAAGGAGGAGCACTACCACCAGGACGACTACCAGGTCCAGCTCGTGATCGCCGGAAGTGCCTGCAACTACTTCGATGGGGTCCCCTATGAGCTGCAGAGCGGAGACATCGTCTTCTGCCGGAAGGGGCGCTACCATGCCTTCAAGGCCACGAGCAAGGAGGGGGTGAAGATGCTGGAGGTAAAGTTCACTGCCGGCGATCCCTACCTGCAGGAGGTCCTTCTGGACATCGAGACCAAGTTCAGTGACCGGGAGAACCTGATCTACAGCCTCCTGAGCAGAATCGTGCTGGAAGGACAGCGCAAAGCCCTGCATTACAAAGCGATGTCCTCCGCCCTCTTGGCCGAGTGCCTGCTCTCCATGAACCGTCTCTGCCTCGAGCACTCCCTTCCCTTGTATGAGTCGAACCCCATCCACCAGCTGCGCGGAAGTGCCCTTGGGACCAAGAGCGAGGTCCTGGAGATGGTCGACTCCTACATCAACACCCACCTGGGATCATCCTTCAGTCTCCAGCAGATGGCCCAGGAGTGCGGCTACAACCAGGACTACCTCTATAGGGTGATCAAGAAGCAGACCGGCCTGTCTGCGATCAAGTACATCAACTTGGTGAAGTTCGAGCACTCCCTCTCCCTGATCCAGAACACCGAGCTCTCCCTCAGCGAGGTCGGCTGGCGCCTGGGCTTTGAGAACCTGCAATACTTCTCCCGGTTCTTCAAGATGCATGGGGGCATCTCCCCTTCGGAGTATATCTCCAAGGTTCGGCATACTACTCGTACTGACTATTGA
- a CDS encoding Gfo/Idh/MocA family oxidoreductase, which translates to MEKKRYAQVGTGGRARMFYEAIATRYQESSSLVAFSDMSRKRMEYANTILVTQCAHLPVPTYHSSEFDRMIEDTKPDVVIVTTVDRTHDEYIIKAMEMGCDVICEKPITIDSEKAQAILDAQKRTGRSIRVAFNYRYAPHHSKIRSLIADGTIGSVFSVHFEWLLNTQHGADYYRRWHRNKLNSGGLLVHKSTHHFDLVNFWLDTQPKTVFAFGALNFYGQAAAQKRGVTDFYYRCHGSEKAKDDPFAIDLESNPTLKGLYLDAEEESGYIRDRSVFSDDISIEDTMSVLVKYKSGAMMSYSLNTYLPWEGFNVAINGSKGRIEYSALEKPYINAGGKMCDEGATVFHKIRVCPLLDTPYEVEIETKSGGHGGGDPTMLDDIFLPDPPFDPLKRKADHTDGLRSILTGIAANKSIASSLPVDVDSLLTW; encoded by the coding sequence ATGGAAAAGAAGCGGTATGCCCAGGTCGGGACCGGTGGTCGGGCCCGGATGTTTTACGAGGCGATCGCCACACGATATCAAGAAAGCAGCAGCTTGGTGGCCTTCAGCGACATGAGCCGCAAGCGGATGGAGTATGCCAACACCATCCTTGTCACGCAGTGCGCTCATCTGCCTGTTCCCACCTACCACAGCAGCGAATTTGACCGGATGATTGAGGATACCAAGCCCGATGTGGTCATTGTCACCACCGTCGACCGAACCCATGACGAGTACATCATCAAGGCGATGGAGATGGGCTGTGATGTCATCTGCGAAAAGCCCATCACCATCGACAGCGAAAAGGCCCAGGCCATCCTTGATGCACAGAAACGGACAGGCAGAAGCATCCGGGTGGCGTTCAATTACCGCTATGCCCCGCATCACTCCAAGATCCGCTCCCTCATTGCCGATGGGACCATCGGGTCGGTCTTCTCCGTGCACTTCGAGTGGTTGCTCAATACCCAGCATGGTGCCGACTACTATCGTCGCTGGCACCGCAACAAGCTCAACAGCGGTGGCCTTCTGGTCCATAAGTCGACCCACCACTTCGACCTGGTCAATTTCTGGCTCGACACCCAGCCCAAGACGGTGTTTGCCTTCGGCGCGCTGAACTTCTATGGGCAGGCTGCTGCCCAGAAGCGCGGGGTGACCGATTTCTACTACCGCTGCCATGGCAGCGAGAAAGCCAAGGACGACCCCTTTGCCATCGACCTGGAGAGCAATCCCACGCTCAAGGGGCTCTATCTTGATGCAGAAGAGGAGAGCGGCTACATCCGTGACCGCTCGGTCTTCAGTGATGATATCAGCATCGAGGACACGATGTCTGTCCTGGTCAAGTACAAGAGCGGGGCGATGATGAGCTACAGCCTCAACACCTACCTGCCCTGGGAGGGCTTCAATGTGGCAATCAACGGCAGCAAGGGCCGCATCGAGTACTCAGCCTTGGAGAAACCCTACATCAATGCCGGGGGAAAGATGTGCGATGAGGGGGCGACGGTGTTTCACAAGATCCGCGTCTGCCCGCTGCTCGACACCCCTTACGAGGTGGAGATCGAGACAAAGAGCGGAGGCCATGGCGGAGGAGACCCCACCATGCTCGATGACATCTTCCTCCCCGATCCTCCCTTCGATCCGCTGAAGCGGAAAGCTGACCATACCGATGGGTTGCGTTCCATCCTGACCGGAATTGCGGCGAACAAGTCGATCGCCAGCTCGCTTCCGGTTGATGTCGATTCCCTGCTCACCTGGTAG
- a CDS encoding carbohydrate ABC transporter permease, whose translation MTTTIRESRSRKLFHILNALLLGFICLIFIIPIWNVLITSVAKDIDVMGTDYLLMPRSFTLQNYWRVLNSGYMGAFKNSLFVAFLGTAFSMLITVPMGFALAQKHLVGRSVIMKAIVFTMVFDAGIMPFYIVVRSLGLINSMGAIIFPVAISTFNLIIIKNYMASIPVSLIESATLDGCNDMMILLRIVLPLSVSIIAAVTLFYFVSYWNRYFEVIMFINDSRKYTLQVVLRSLMFESDESLGGGQYVYNNLKMAVMVLGMLPVLVIYPFVQRHFVSGLMLGGVKG comes from the coding sequence ATGACCACTACCATTCGCGAAAGCAGATCACGCAAGCTGTTTCATATCCTCAATGCGCTTCTGCTCGGTTTCATCTGCCTGATTTTCATCATCCCCATCTGGAACGTACTGATCACGTCGGTGGCGAAGGACATCGATGTGATGGGAACCGACTATTTGCTCATGCCGCGCTCGTTCACCCTGCAGAACTACTGGAGGGTGCTCAACAGCGGGTATATGGGTGCGTTCAAGAACTCACTCTTTGTCGCCTTCCTGGGAACGGCGTTCTCCATGCTCATCACCGTCCCCATGGGCTTTGCCCTGGCACAGAAGCATCTGGTGGGAAGGTCCGTCATCATGAAGGCGATCGTCTTCACCATGGTGTTCGATGCCGGTATCATGCCCTTCTATATCGTGGTGCGCTCCTTGGGCCTGATCAACAGCATGGGGGCGATCATCTTCCCGGTGGCGATTTCCACCTTCAACCTGATCATCATCAAGAACTATATGGCTAGCATCCCCGTCTCCCTGATAGAGAGCGCCACCCTTGATGGGTGCAACGATATGATGATCCTGCTCAGGATTGTGCTCCCGCTCTCTGTTTCCATCATTGCCGCTGTTACGCTCTTCTATTTCGTCAGTTACTGGAACCGCTACTTCGAGGTGATCATGTTCATCAACGACAGCCGCAAGTACACCTTGCAGGTGGTGTTGCGCTCGTTGATGTTCGAATCCGATGAATCCCTCGGTGGTGGACAATATGTGTACAACAACCTCAAGATGGCGGTCATGGTGCTGGGAATGCTCCCGGTCCTGGTCATCTATCCATTCGTCCAAAGACATTTTGTCTCCGGGTTGATGCTTGGGGGTGTCAAAGGTTGA
- a CDS encoding extracellular solute-binding protein has translation MLNTKRLLLAFAILLLSVASVSAAGQKESSAAEIPSLKLATADNTYGLSTDPELQGAITALIEAKTQTKIEAIIPPLASYTDKLATLVNSGDVPDLFVVAQAMTKIPTMVAREQILDLTDYIKNSPALSKLDPSLFKDLQIDGKTYFVPYNYPKSKALFLRKDLMEQYGVNLSSTPTAEEFRTEMAKFVGKGIIPFNFPKWVDNFQFFYNSFGAWGGVYQKDGAFIDGFQTEEMKQALTYLHQLYTDGILNQEFITTENSGMREKTYTGQAASSIDYVTNYINYVQNTTAANKYTDMHLIYKIVGPNGYGGSLNEATQTAFVVSSKTKNPEAAVRVLETIVTDPEVYPAFFGIGLEGKHYTLDADRKIVPTAKASNSGYKYTLNYLSDSFLDIDINNLSFAHSSALQQGLPKQIDHIKAMQANLGPNHAADVPVGVSVTYDRVAPSIKSTRESIATKIIVGTVSVDQGMAEYGNFWKSINGPKILEELNAAR, from the coding sequence ATGTTGAACACCAAGCGCCTGTTGCTTGCTTTTGCCATCCTGTTGCTCTCTGTTGCCAGCGTGTCCGCCGCCGGTCAGAAGGAGAGCTCAGCGGCTGAAATTCCAAGCCTGAAGCTCGCCACCGCCGACAATACCTACGGCCTGAGCACCGACCCCGAACTGCAGGGAGCCATCACGGCCCTGATCGAAGCGAAGACCCAGACCAAGATTGAGGCTATCATCCCCCCGCTCGCTTCCTACACCGACAAGCTCGCCACCCTGGTCAACAGCGGTGATGTGCCCGACCTGTTCGTCGTCGCACAGGCCATGACCAAGATTCCGACCATGGTTGCCCGTGAGCAGATTCTTGACCTGACCGACTACATCAAGAACAGCCCCGCTCTTTCCAAGCTCGACCCCAGTCTCTTCAAGGACCTGCAGATCGACGGAAAGACCTACTTCGTTCCCTACAACTACCCCAAGAGCAAGGCTCTTTTCCTGCGCAAGGACCTGATGGAGCAGTATGGGGTGAACCTCAGCTCCACTCCCACCGCAGAGGAGTTCAGGACCGAGATGGCAAAGTTTGTCGGCAAGGGCATCATCCCCTTCAACTTCCCCAAGTGGGTCGACAACTTCCAGTTCTTCTACAACTCCTTCGGTGCCTGGGGCGGCGTCTACCAGAAGGATGGAGCCTTCATCGACGGGTTCCAGACCGAGGAGATGAAGCAGGCCCTCACCTACCTGCACCAGCTCTACACCGATGGCATCCTCAACCAGGAGTTCATCACCACCGAGAACAGCGGCATGCGTGAGAAGACCTATACCGGCCAGGCTGCTTCTTCCATTGACTATGTCACCAACTACATCAACTACGTGCAGAACACCACTGCCGCCAACAAGTACACCGACATGCACCTCATCTACAAGATCGTGGGACCCAACGGGTACGGCGGAAGCCTGAATGAGGCAACCCAGACTGCATTCGTTGTCTCTTCCAAGACGAAGAACCCCGAGGCAGCGGTCCGCGTACTGGAGACCATCGTCACCGATCCTGAGGTCTATCCCGCATTCTTCGGCATCGGCCTGGAAGGCAAGCACTACACCCTGGATGCCGATCGCAAGATCGTACCTACCGCCAAGGCTTCCAACAGCGGATACAAGTACACGCTCAACTACCTCAGCGACTCGTTCCTGGATATCGATATCAACAATCTGAGCTTCGCACACTCTTCTGCACTGCAGCAGGGCCTGCCCAAGCAGATTGACCACATCAAGGCAATGCAGGCCAACCTTGGCCCCAACCATGCTGCTGATGTACCGGTAGGCGTCTCGGTCACCTACGACCGCGTTGCCCCCTCGATCAAGAGCACCCGCGAATCGATCGCAACGAAGATCATCGTCGGCACCGTCTCTGTGGATCAGGGAATGGCCGAGTACGGGAACTTCTGGAAATCGATCAACGGACCGAAGATCCTGGAGGAATTGAACGCTGCACGCTAA
- a CDS encoding BREX system ATP-binding domain-containing protein, translating into METETRINATIAQLSQGKVPESEQLLSELSVGIQFLTDFWKERYLDEFILSGGSKIKFLTGGKGSGKTHCLHLFQSVAKDARYITVNLSARNLWLHDFREFYLQIFDQVDIMHLLGCCSERIVEAMGFSSDDIEEGTTFLDHLAIQGLADGLTRREMRNQLKQMFLDNRRMDNNFSLACSLLCGSLLGHPVLEDANKELVLAWMHGDKKIRMTSLRPLGMAPSKITKYSARTMLRSLSELVHLAGFSGLVVLVDDLDVLVDGSGMNPFHYTKMKREDTYESIRQLIDDIDTFGHFMVVYAFGRELLDNENAGLKSYQALWMRIQNEVVSQRINKFSDIIDLDAVAQQVYTPQMLIQMSTKLAQIVQHINVETTVLDEQTAKSLILQAKLGGASLPRLVNQATLGLLGGVQDEEGQYELGV; encoded by the coding sequence ATGGAGACAGAGACGAGAATCAATGCAACAATCGCACAGCTTTCGCAAGGCAAGGTGCCTGAAAGCGAGCAGTTGCTCTCCGAGCTCTCGGTGGGGATCCAATTCCTTACCGATTTCTGGAAAGAGCGCTATCTGGATGAGTTCATCCTTTCTGGAGGCAGCAAGATCAAGTTTCTTACCGGTGGAAAGGGCAGCGGCAAGACCCACTGCCTGCACCTCTTCCAGTCGGTGGCAAAGGATGCTCGCTACATCACCGTCAACCTTTCGGCACGGAACCTCTGGCTCCATGATTTCCGCGAGTTCTATCTGCAAATCTTTGACCAGGTGGATATCATGCACCTGCTTGGCTGCTGCAGCGAGCGCATTGTTGAGGCGATGGGCTTTTCCAGCGATGACATCGAGGAAGGGACCACCTTTCTCGACCATCTCGCCATCCAAGGCTTGGCTGATGGACTGACCCGGCGGGAGATGCGCAACCAGCTCAAGCAGATGTTTCTGGACAACCGTCGGATGGACAACAACTTCAGTCTTGCCTGCAGTCTTCTCTGCGGTTCCTTGCTTGGCCACCCTGTGCTGGAAGATGCGAACAAGGAGCTGGTGCTTGCCTGGATGCATGGGGACAAGAAGATCCGCATGACCAGCCTCAGGCCATTGGGCATGGCTCCGAGCAAGATCACCAAGTACAGTGCCCGCACCATGCTCCGCTCGCTTTCGGAGCTGGTCCACCTGGCAGGGTTCTCCGGCCTTGTGGTGTTGGTTGATGATCTTGATGTCCTGGTCGATGGTTCGGGGATGAACCCCTTCCATTACACCAAGATGAAGCGCGAGGATACCTATGAGAGCATCCGCCAGCTCATCGATGACATCGATACCTTCGGTCACTTCATGGTGGTATATGCCTTTGGTCGGGAGCTTCTGGACAATGAGAACGCAGGACTGAAGTCGTATCAGGCGTTGTGGATGCGTATCCAGAACGAGGTGGTGTCACAGCGCATCAACAAGTTCTCCGATATCATTGATCTCGACGCCGTTGCCCAGCAGGTGTACACCCCACAAATGCTGATCCAGATGAGTACCAAGCTTGCCCAGATCGTACAACATATCAATGTGGAGACCACCGTGCTTGATGAGCAGACAGCGAAAAGCCTGATCTTGCAGGCAAAGCTGGGAGGGGCATCCCTCCCACGTTTGGTGAACCAAGCCACCTTGGGCTTGCTTGGTGGCGTACAGGACGAGGAGGGGCAGTATGAGTTGGGAGTATGA
- a CDS encoding ABC transporter permease subunit: MADKRTVIRTKPPLWARMKAQKFLLLMLVPGLLWYLLFKYLPLLGLSLGFTDYGFRSKVSFVGLENFSRLLSSTIFWNAFRNTLVISMANIVFYFPAPLIVALLINELKSLKAKRFIQFLIYIPYFFSWVVVGSIFVNLLSPSSGLVNNIITKLGGESVYFMASAKFFRPVLVSSYIWRQMGYGAVIYVASLTTVQPELYEAATIDGAGHWGQLWHVTLPGIRSTIVTMLLLNLSHVLLIFEQVLVMYNAAVYDVADVLQTYVFREGVLAGDLGYSIAVGMFTSIVSLTLVLTTNKISARFLDEPIL, translated from the coding sequence ATGGCAGACAAACGTACGGTAATCAGGACGAAACCACCGCTTTGGGCAAGGATGAAGGCACAGAAGTTCCTGCTTCTGATGCTCGTCCCCGGCCTTCTCTGGTACCTTCTGTTCAAGTATCTTCCCCTTCTGGGGCTCTCCCTCGGGTTCACCGACTACGGCTTCCGTTCAAAGGTGTCGTTCGTAGGCTTGGAGAACTTCTCCCGCCTGCTCAGCTCGACCATTTTCTGGAATGCGTTTCGCAATACGCTGGTGATCAGCATGGCGAACATCGTCTTCTACTTCCCGGCCCCGCTCATCGTGGCCTTGCTGATCAACGAGCTGAAGAGCCTGAAGGCAAAGCGTTTCATCCAGTTCCTGATCTACATCCCCTACTTCTTCAGCTGGGTTGTGGTGGGAAGCATCTTTGTGAACTTGCTTTCCCCTTCTTCGGGCCTGGTGAACAACATCATCACCAAGCTTGGGGGTGAGAGCGTCTACTTCATGGCCAGTGCAAAGTTTTTCCGCCCGGTGTTGGTCAGCTCCTACATCTGGAGGCAGATGGGCTATGGGGCTGTCATCTATGTGGCCAGTCTTACGACTGTCCAGCCTGAGCTCTACGAGGCTGCCACCATTGATGGTGCGGGCCACTGGGGCCAACTGTGGCATGTGACGCTGCCTGGTATCCGCAGTACCATCGTGACGATGCTGCTGCTCAACCTCAGCCATGTGCTGCTGATCTTCGAGCAGGTGTTGGTCATGTACAATGCAGCGGTCTACGATGTGGCGGATGTGCTGCAGACCTATGTGTTCCGCGAAGGGGTGCTTGCAGGGGATCTGGGATACTCCATTGCCGTGGGTATGTTCACCTCGATCGTCAGCCTGACGTTGGTGCTCACCACCAACAAGATCAGCGCCCGGTTCCTCGACGAACCGATTCTCTAG
- a CDS encoding BREX system ATP-binding domain-containing protein encodes MSWEYEQRHMIEALRSGIPSKAIGHHFSEARKELLSDLISRLDAVSSEGISDGMIISGKYGEGKTHLLNTVYTLAHARNMVVSVVSLSKETPLDKLYLVYPKLISNTFLPGRLQPGFTQELDKLTPNAPLANDLLLYAATQLETDRLYYLLRSYLHTDDQEEQFQLQTDLEGDFVSNVQIRKMYRRIFAEKANFNQNFVKSRHTQDYLAFLSHLFVQLGYQGWVILFDESELVGRLSKKARAKAYQNLARFLFPPKMMESTFSLFAFSASYTEDVIEAKHEYQNLEELYPEDQMPMKAVLDAILKAPQLKPLTHEEIRNILLKMVQFHAQAYDWVPSVDTEKLLQQVDRSGYLLRSKIRTAIEYLDQLYLYQSEETSTVRSLEREQYEEEAVESTPTFEELFEGEE; translated from the coding sequence ATGAGTTGGGAGTATGAACAGCGGCATATGATCGAGGCGTTGCGCTCCGGAATACCCTCCAAAGCGATCGGCCACCATTTCTCCGAAGCCCGCAAGGAGCTTCTCTCTGATCTGATCTCCCGCCTCGATGCCGTTTCCAGTGAAGGCATCAGTGATGGCATGATCATCAGCGGCAAGTACGGGGAAGGGAAAACCCACCTGCTGAACACCGTGTACACCCTTGCCCACGCCCGCAACATGGTCGTTTCGGTGGTGTCGCTGAGCAAGGAGACTCCGCTCGACAAGCTCTATCTTGTCTATCCCAAGTTGATAAGCAACACCTTTCTTCCCGGTCGCCTGCAACCGGGGTTTACCCAGGAATTGGACAAGCTTACACCCAATGCCCCCCTTGCCAACGACCTGCTTCTCTATGCTGCCACCCAGTTGGAGACCGACCGGCTCTACTATCTGCTTCGCTCCTATCTTCATACCGACGACCAGGAGGAGCAGTTCCAGCTGCAGACTGATTTGGAAGGGGACTTTGTCTCCAATGTCCAGATCAGGAAGATGTACCGCAGGATTTTTGCAGAGAAGGCGAACTTCAACCAGAACTTCGTCAAGTCCCGCCACACCCAGGACTATCTGGCCTTCCTCAGCCATCTGTTTGTGCAGCTTGGTTACCAAGGCTGGGTCATCCTATTCGATGAGTCCGAGCTGGTTGGCAGGCTGAGCAAGAAGGCCCGTGCAAAGGCATACCAGAATCTTGCCCGCTTCCTCTTCCCCCCGAAGATGATGGAGTCGACATTCAGCCTGTTTGCATTCAGCGCTTCCTATACCGAGGATGTCATTGAGGCAAAGCATGAGTACCAGAACCTTGAGGAGCTCTATCCTGAGGACCAGATGCCGATGAAGGCGGTGCTTGATGCAATTCTCAAGGCACCCCAGCTCAAGCCCCTCACCCATGAGGAGATCCGCAACATCCTCTTGAAGATGGTGCAGTTCCACGCCCAGGCGTATGACTGGGTTCCTTCTGTCGATACTGAGAAACTGTTGCAGCAGGTTGACCGCAGCGGCTATCTGCTGCGTTCGAAGATCCGTACGGCTATCGAGTACCTGGACCAGCTCTATCTCTACCAGTCAGAGGAGACCAGTACGGTCAGGTCCCTGGAGAGGGAGCAGTATGAGGAGGAAGCGGTGGAAAGCACCCCAACCTTTGAGGAGTTGTTTGAAGGGGAGGAGTAA
- a CDS encoding glycoside hydrolase family 3 C-terminal domain-containing protein, whose translation MKEDAQKQAHDLVGKLKLKELMAQLRHDAPAIERLGIPSYNWWNEGLHGSARSGTATVFPQAIGLASLFDPEFLFTIAETISIEQRAKYNLYSKEGDRDIYKGLTVWSPNVNIFRDPRWGRGQETYGEDPYLTSVLAVAFIRGLQGEGKVLRTASCVKHLAAHSGPEPIRHSFNAQVSAKDLEETYLPAFKAAVTEADVDAVMGAYSALNGEPCCGSFTLIEKVLRQKWGFTGMYISDCWAIRDFHLNHKVTRTEEESAALALKAGCDLNCGCEYQALEKAYQKKLITREDLKRAARRVFTTRFRLGLFDKQTEYDTLGLENLDSEQHADYAYEAARRSLVLLKNDHLLPLDVKKLSKIAIIGPNADSTRALWGNYHGTSSRYTTILKGLRDHLQGRAQILYGEGSSLTKERVERLAKEDDRLAEAVFLAKASDVVLLCLGLDESVEGEMHDDGNGGWAGDKKDLLLPLCQRKLLKAVASTGKPVIVLLLSGGALDPQIEAHPNVKALIQGWYPGQAGGRAVADLLFGQYSPSAVLPITFYKADATLPPFTDYSLEGRTYRYVPHDQVLFPFGFGLSYASFSYALEEPEIQGDGSVLVTARVRNTSSVDSRHVVQLYLSGECPDLPPHPVLAGFASLFLPAGQELTHTFLLKEAQFTAVNQEGQRYAVKGRFHLSFGGSQGDELSQRLGAAPVSHTTFIR comes from the coding sequence ATGAAAGAGGACGCCCAGAAACAAGCCCATGACCTGGTCGGGAAGCTCAAGCTCAAGGAGCTGATGGCCCAGCTTCGTCACGATGCGCCGGCGATCGAGCGGCTGGGCATCCCTTCCTACAATTGGTGGAACGAGGGTCTGCATGGCTCTGCACGCAGCGGCACGGCAACCGTCTTTCCCCAGGCTATCGGACTGGCTTCGCTCTTCGACCCCGAATTCCTCTTCACCATCGCCGAAACGATTTCCATCGAGCAGCGGGCAAAATACAATCTGTACAGCAAGGAAGGGGACCGGGATATCTACAAGGGCCTGACGGTCTGGTCCCCGAATGTGAACATCTTCCGCGATCCCCGCTGGGGTCGCGGACAGGAGACCTATGGGGAGGATCCCTATCTCACTTCTGTCTTGGCAGTCGCTTTCATCAGGGGCTTGCAGGGAGAGGGCAAGGTCCTCAGGACCGCCTCCTGTGTGAAGCACCTTGCCGCCCACAGCGGCCCGGAACCCATCAGGCACAGCTTCAATGCACAGGTGAGTGCAAAAGATCTTGAGGAGACCTATCTTCCTGCGTTCAAAGCTGCAGTTACAGAAGCGGATGTGGATGCGGTGATGGGAGCGTACAGCGCACTCAATGGCGAACCCTGCTGCGGCAGTTTCACCCTCATCGAGAAGGTGCTCAGACAGAAGTGGGGCTTTACGGGGATGTACATCTCCGACTGCTGGGCCATCCGTGACTTCCATCTCAACCACAAGGTGACCAGAACTGAGGAGGAGTCGGCAGCGCTTGCGCTGAAAGCCGGCTGCGACCTCAACTGCGGCTGTGAGTACCAGGCGTTGGAGAAAGCCTACCAGAAGAAGCTCATCACCCGAGAGGACCTGAAGAGAGCAGCCCGCAGGGTTTTCACCACACGCTTCAGGCTTGGACTATTTGACAAGCAAACCGAATATGACACGCTTGGGCTGGAAAACCTGGATAGCGAGCAGCATGCCGACTATGCCTATGAAGCCGCCCGCCGCTCCCTGGTACTGCTCAAGAATGACCACCTACTGCCCCTTGATGTCAAAAAACTTTCCAAGATTGCAATCATCGGACCTAATGCCGACTCCACCCGTGCCCTCTGGGGGAACTACCATGGGACTTCCAGCCGTTATACCACCATCCTCAAAGGCCTGCGTGACCATCTCCAGGGGCGGGCACAGATTCTCTACGGCGAGGGGAGCTCACTGACCAAGGAGCGTGTGGAGCGCTTGGCAAAGGAAGACGACCGCCTCGCTGAGGCCGTCTTTCTGGCAAAGGCCAGCGATGTGGTGCTGCTCTGCCTTGGTCTTGATGAGTCGGTGGAGGGAGAGATGCACGACGATGGCAACGGCGGCTGGGCAGGGGACAAGAAGGATCTTCTGCTTCCCCTGTGCCAGAGGAAGCTGCTCAAGGCGGTTGCCTCCACCGGCAAGCCCGTCATCGTGCTGCTGCTCAGCGGTGGGGCCCTCGATCCCCAGATCGAAGCCCATCCGAATGTAAAAGCACTCATCCAGGGTTGGTATCCAGGACAAGCGGGAGGAAGGGCGGTTGCAGACCTGCTCTTCGGCCAGTACAGTCCTTCGGCGGTCCTTCCCATCACATTCTACAAGGCCGATGCCACCCTTCCCCCTTTCACCGACTACTCCCTGGAGGGAAGGACGTACCGCTATGTACCGCACGACCAGGTGCTCTTCCCCTTCGGGTTCGGCCTCTCCTATGCTTCGTTCAGCTATGCGCTGGAGGAGCCGGAAATACAAGGAGATGGATCGGTGCTGGTCACCGCCCGGGTGCGCAACACCAGCTCGGTCGACAGCCGCCATGTGGTCCAGCTCTATCTATCGGGCGAGTGCCCCGATCTTCCTCCCCACCCGGTATTGGCAGGATTTGCGAGTCTTTTCCTTCCTGCCGGACAGGAACTCACCCATACCTTTCTCCTCAAGGAAGCACAGTTCACCGCTGTCAACCAAGAGGGTCAGCGATATGCCGTCAAGGGCAGGTTCCACCTCTCCTTCGGTGGCAGCCAAGGCGATGAGCTGAGCCAAAGGCTCGGCGCTGCGCCGGTCTCACACACAACTTTCATTCGTTAG
- the tnpB gene encoding IS66 family insertion sequence element accessory protein TnpB (TnpB, as the term is used for proteins encoded by IS66 family insertion elements, is considered an accessory protein, since TnpC, encoded by a neighboring gene, is a DDE family transposase.), whose product MEIRFEDYDFYVKPGATDMRKCSPSLALIVQYEMKLEPFAKAVFLFCGGTKRTIKAIVWDRNGWIEIIKRLECGSSFKWPNTEEEALQIEISDLLLLLKGYDVFRRFPVLSPRYVG is encoded by the coding sequence ATGGAAATACGGTTTGAGGATTATGATTTCTACGTCAAACCCGGGGCAACCGATATGCGCAAATGCTCGCCTTCGCTGGCACTCATCGTGCAATATGAGATGAAGCTTGAGCCTTTTGCAAAAGCGGTATTCCTGTTCTGCGGCGGAACCAAGCGAACAATCAAAGCGATCGTCTGGGACCGAAACGGCTGGATTGAGATCATAAAGCGTCTCGAATGCGGCTCGTCTTTCAAATGGCCCAACACGGAAGAAGAAGCTTTGCAGATTGAAATCTCCGACCTTCTGTTGTTGCTCAAAGGCTATGATGTCTTCAGGAGGTTCCCGGTTCTCAGCCCGAGGTATGTAGGCTAA